From a region of the Coprococcus comes ATCC 27758 genome:
- the uvrC gene encoding excinuclease ABC subunit UvrC, with protein MENQTFIIEDELKKLPGKPGVYLMHGEKDEIIYVGKAISLKNRVRQYFQPSRNRGAKIDQMVTHITRFEYIVTDSELEALVLECNLIKEHRPKYNTMLMDDKSYPFIKVTTGEAYPRIMMARQMKKDKSKYFGPYTSVTAVKDTIELIRKLYRLRSCNRILPRDIGKERCCLYHHIKQCDAPCQGYISQEKYRESVDEVLKFLGGNYDKILKDLEKKMQEASDDLEFEKAIEYRELLHSVKQIAQKQKITDTGGEDRDIVALAREHEDAVVQVFFIRNGRLIGRDHFYLRIAQGDENAEILSSFIKQFYAGTPYIPGELMLPVEPEEREILEAWLGEKRGHKVHFRIPKKGEKEKLVELAAKNAKMVLEKDKERIKREEGRTIGAVKEIEKLLGLNNLVRMEAYDISNTNGFASVGSMIVYERGKPKRNDYRKFHIKGVQGADDYASMREVLTRRFRHGLEEQKSGKELGSFNVFPDLIMMDGGKGQVNIALEVLDELHISIPVCGMVKDDHHRTRGLYYQNIEIPIDHNSEGFRLITRVQDEAHRFAIEFHRKLRSQGQVHSILDDIPGIGPARRKALMRTFASLDEIKNAEVEDLKKIPSMDEKSAKNVYNFFRGSEKEDTEATLMEEQ; from the coding sequence ATGGAAAATCAGACATTTATTATAGAAGACGAACTTAAAAAACTTCCTGGGAAACCGGGAGTCTATCTGATGCATGGGGAAAAGGACGAGATCATTTATGTTGGAAAGGCGATCAGCCTGAAGAACCGTGTCAGACAGTATTTTCAGCCGAGCAGGAACAGGGGGGCCAAGATAGACCAGATGGTGACGCATATCACCCGGTTTGAGTATATCGTGACGGATTCGGAACTGGAAGCACTGGTTCTGGAATGCAATCTGATCAAGGAACACCGGCCAAAGTACAATACGATGCTGATGGATGATAAGAGTTATCCATTTATCAAAGTGACAACCGGCGAAGCATATCCAAGGATTATGATGGCAAGGCAGATGAAGAAGGACAAGTCAAAGTATTTCGGCCCTTATACCAGTGTGACGGCGGTAAAAGATACGATCGAACTGATCCGGAAGCTTTACCGTCTGCGTAGCTGTAACCGCATCCTTCCGCGCGATATCGGGAAAGAAAGATGCTGTCTCTATCATCATATCAAGCAGTGCGATGCACCGTGTCAGGGGTATATTTCGCAGGAAAAATACAGAGAGTCGGTTGATGAAGTACTCAAATTCCTGGGAGGAAATTATGATAAAATCTTAAAGGATCTGGAGAAAAAGATGCAGGAGGCATCGGATGATCTGGAATTTGAGAAAGCAATTGAATACCGGGAGCTTCTGCACAGCGTGAAGCAGATTGCACAGAAGCAGAAGATTACCGATACAGGGGGCGAGGACCGGGATATTGTGGCTCTTGCAAGAGAGCATGAGGATGCGGTGGTACAGGTATTCTTTATCCGCAATGGTCGTCTGATCGGCAGAGATCATTTTTATCTGCGGATTGCCCAGGGAGATGAAAATGCAGAGATCCTCTCCAGCTTTATCAAGCAGTTTTATGCCGGAACGCCATATATTCCGGGCGAACTGATGCTTCCGGTGGAACCGGAAGAGCGGGAGATCCTGGAAGCATGGCTTGGAGAAAAACGTGGGCATAAGGTTCATTTCCGTATCCCGAAAAAAGGGGAAAAAGAAAAGCTTGTTGAGCTTGCGGCGAAAAATGCAAAGATGGTACTGGAAAAAGATAAGGAGCGTATCAAGCGTGAAGAAGGAAGAACGATCGGTGCAGTAAAAGAAATAGAAAAGTTGCTTGGTCTTAATAACCTGGTGCGTATGGAGGCGTATGATATTTCCAATACCAATGGATTTGCCTCGGTAGGGTCGATGATCGTTTATGAGAGGGGCAAACCGAAACGAAACGATTATCGTAAGTTCCACATCAAGGGTGTGCAGGGGGCAGATGATTATGCAAGTATGCGTGAGGTCCTCACCAGAAGATTCCGACATGGTCTGGAGGAACAGAAAAGCGGGAAAGAGCTGGGAAGTTTTAATGTTTTTCCGGATCTGATCATGATGGATGGTGGAAAAGGACAGGTTAATATAGCACTGGAAGTACTGGATGAACTTCATATATCCATTCCGGTATGCGGTATGGTCAAAGATGACCATCATCGGACGAGAGGACTCTACTATCAGAATATCGAGATTCCGATCGACCACAATTCCGAAGGGTTTCGACTGATCACAAGAGTGCAGGATGAGGCGCACAGATTTGCTATAGAATTTCACCGGAAACTGCGTAGTCAGGGACAAGTGCATTCGATCCTGGATGATATTCCGGGAATCGGACCTGCGAGAAGGAAAGCACTGATGCGGACATTTGCCAGCCTGGATGAGATTAAGAATGCAGAGGTGGAAGATTTGAAAAAAATTCCATCAATGGATGAAAAATCGGCAAA